One Alicyclobacillus vulcanalis genomic region harbors:
- the cas4 gene encoding CRISPR-associated protein Cas4: MRVWSERLGIVGRCDAVEFHGSTPYPIEFKHGKSRRSRSQEIQLCAQALCLEDMFETPVPEGAIFHIHSHRRSRVSIEQTLRDETQRLIERVRAMFMAQDVPPPVADRRCERCSLQPACLPTWSKQPLHTAFWRLVAIDVEGEESCRPSC; the protein is encoded by the coding sequence ATGCGCGTCTGGTCCGAACGACTCGGGATCGTCGGCCGCTGTGATGCTGTCGAGTTTCACGGCTCAACGCCCTATCCCATCGAATTCAAACACGGGAAATCGCGGCGCAGCCGTTCTCAGGAGATTCAGTTATGCGCTCAAGCCCTATGCCTTGAAGACATGTTCGAAACTCCCGTCCCAGAGGGCGCCATTTTCCACATCCACAGCCATCGCCGATCGCGCGTATCCATCGAACAAACTCTGCGCGATGAGACCCAGCGGCTCATCGAACGCGTTCGTGCCATGTTCATGGCACAGGACGTGCCACCGCCCGTCGCGGATCGCAGGTGCGAACGGTGTTCGCTGCAGCCAGCCTGTCTTCCCACGTGGTCAAAGCAGCCGCTCCACACAGCGTTTTGGCGCCTCGTCGCGATCGACGTCGAAGGTGAGGAGTCATGCCGCCCGTCATGCTAA
- a CDS encoding sulfite exporter TauE/SafE family protein: MGWEMFLALLAIGFTGSVLAGMVGVGGAIVKYPLLLYLPPLLGLGAFTAHQVAGISSVQVLCASLAAVWAYRKSGYLHRQLILDMGVAMLAGSFAGAYMAHFYSERVVNLVYAMLATAATVLMLRPTATDELRGDVAEVTYSRPVAIALGALVGLFSGVVGSAGAFLLMPILLSILRIPTRVAIASSIAITFVASLGGFVGKWAAHEVMWGPALVLAWASAVGAPLGAKIGRRIDARWLRWLLAALIAATCVRIWVTVLGG, translated from the coding sequence GTGGGTTGGGAAATGTTTTTAGCCCTTCTGGCCATCGGCTTCACGGGCTCCGTACTCGCAGGCATGGTCGGCGTGGGCGGCGCGATCGTCAAGTATCCGCTGCTCCTCTACCTTCCGCCGCTCCTGGGCCTTGGCGCTTTTACAGCACACCAGGTGGCGGGCATCAGCTCGGTTCAGGTGCTTTGCGCATCGCTGGCGGCCGTCTGGGCCTATCGAAAGTCGGGATATCTCCACCGGCAGCTCATCCTCGACATGGGCGTCGCCATGCTCGCAGGGAGCTTCGCCGGGGCGTACATGGCTCACTTCTACTCGGAGCGCGTGGTGAACCTCGTGTATGCGATGCTCGCGACGGCGGCCACCGTCCTCATGCTTCGGCCGACGGCCACCGACGAACTGCGCGGCGACGTCGCGGAAGTGACCTATTCCCGCCCCGTCGCCATCGCGCTCGGCGCACTCGTAGGCCTCTTCTCGGGCGTCGTGGGATCCGCAGGCGCGTTCCTGCTGATGCCCATTCTCCTGAGTATTCTCCGGATTCCGACGCGCGTGGCCATCGCGTCGTCCATCGCGATCACGTTTGTGGCGTCGCTCGGTGGCTTTGTCGGCAAGTGGGCGGCGCACGAGGTGATGTGGGGACCTGCGCTCGTCTTGGCATGGGCGAGCGCCGTCGGCGCGCCTCTCGGCGCCAAAATTGGGCGGCGTATCGATGCGCGCTGGTTGCGCTGGCTCTTGGCCGCGCTCATTGCAGCGACGTGCGTGCGGATTTGGGTGACGGTCTTGGGCGGATGA
- a CDS encoding rhodanese-like domain-containing protein encodes MSQVRGMLSQDLEERLKRGESLQIIDVREPQEVASGMIPGAKNIPLGQLPERYREIDPNRETVMVCRSGARSERACQFLLSQGYTQVWNLMGGMLGWRGPTA; translated from the coding sequence ATGAGCCAAGTGCGAGGCATGCTTTCTCAAGATTTGGAGGAACGTCTGAAGCGCGGAGAATCGCTGCAGATTATTGACGTACGCGAGCCGCAGGAGGTCGCCTCGGGCATGATCCCGGGTGCGAAAAACATTCCGCTTGGGCAGTTGCCGGAGCGCTACCGCGAAATTGACCCAAACCGCGAGACCGTGATGGTCTGCCGGAGCGGAGCGCGCAGTGAACGCGCCTGCCAATTCCTCTTGTCCCAGGGTTACACGCAGGTATGGAACCTGATGGGCGGCATGCTGGGTTGGCGCGGCCCGACGGCGTGA
- a CDS encoding DsrE/DsrF/DrsH-like family protein, translating into MSKKVAIIASNGGLETAYKVLNIAMAGVATDAEVSIFFTFEGLNIIHKQSAQLLKFKPENEPFAENFKKHNVPSIQDMLQMAKESGVRLIACQMTVDVMGLKPEDFIDGVEFAGAVNFLDFAYDADVTVTF; encoded by the coding sequence ATGTCGAAGAAAGTCGCGATCATCGCATCGAACGGCGGCCTCGAAACGGCCTACAAGGTGCTGAACATTGCCATGGCGGGCGTCGCCACGGACGCCGAGGTCTCCATCTTCTTCACCTTTGAAGGTCTGAACATCATCCACAAGCAGTCGGCGCAATTGCTCAAGTTCAAGCCCGAAAATGAGCCGTTCGCGGAAAACTTCAAGAAGCACAACGTCCCTTCCATCCAGGATATGCTGCAGATGGCCAAGGAGAGCGGCGTGCGCTTGATCGCTTGTCAGATGACGGTCGATGTCATGGGGCTCAAGCCGGAGGACTTCATCGACGGCGTCGAGTTCGCCGGAGCCGTCAACTTCCTCGACTTCGCATACGATGCGGACGTGACGGTCACGTTCTGA
- a CDS encoding sulfurtransferase TusA family protein: MNSTGQTQAHQVDKLIDCKGLSCPMPMVRTKKAIDEMEPGQVLEVLATDPGSVADIRSWATRTGHQYLGTVEKDGVFRHYIRKAAPEEAKPEKKYPHVASNDELAERLAKGDAVVIDVREPMEYAFGHIPGAVLVPLGTLESRIEELKTYADKDVYVVCRTGNRSDMACQILADHGFTRVKNVVPGMSEWNGPTEQSEVEE; this comes from the coding sequence ATGAATTCCACTGGACAGACGCAGGCGCATCAGGTCGACAAGCTCATCGACTGCAAAGGACTCTCATGCCCGATGCCGATGGTGCGCACGAAAAAGGCCATCGACGAGATGGAGCCCGGTCAGGTGCTCGAGGTCCTCGCGACCGATCCGGGTTCTGTGGCCGACATCCGCAGCTGGGCGACGCGCACGGGCCATCAGTACCTCGGGACGGTGGAAAAGGACGGCGTCTTTCGCCATTACATCCGCAAGGCGGCGCCGGAAGAAGCAAAGCCCGAGAAGAAGTATCCGCACGTCGCTTCAAATGATGAACTGGCCGAGCGCTTGGCGAAGGGCGACGCGGTCGTGATCGATGTGCGCGAACCCATGGAGTACGCGTTTGGCCACATTCCTGGCGCCGTGCTCGTGCCGCTGGGCACGCTTGAGTCTCGAATCGAAGAGCTCAAGACGTACGCGGACAAGGATGTCTACGTCGTGTGCCGCACGGGCAACCGAAGCGATATGGCTTGCCAGATTCTCGCCGATCACGGCTTCACGCGGGTGAAAAACGTCGTTCCCGGCATGTCCGAGTGGAACGGGCCGACCGAGCAATCGGAGGTGGAAGAGTGA
- a CDS encoding MBL fold metallo-hydrolase produces MELTLCAWTPAEVYQRIERREPFFLLDVRNEDAFAKWRIEGEGIEALNVPYFDLLDGVEELVPQLPKDRDILVVCAKEGSSKFVAEELVKAGLNRVAYLQGGMRAWSEYLHPVKVGDVAGGALYQFLRVGKGCLSYAVVSNGEMAVIDPARFTDVYLNFAREQGAKVRAVIDTHLHADHISGGRALAEAAGATYYLPPDDATEVTFAYEPLRDGDEIRIGESRIAIRALHSPGHTPGSTSLVVDGRYLLSGDILFVGSIGRPDLAGRAKEFAPDLRRTLYETYRKLPDDLLVLPAHYAWSSEVNEAGCVCARLAELYAKNPGLRIEDEDAFLATVTENLPPQPNAYQQIRMTNMGKLAPNADEASEMEIGPNRCAVHG; encoded by the coding sequence ATGGAACTGACCCTTTGTGCCTGGACGCCCGCCGAGGTGTATCAGCGCATCGAGCGGCGCGAACCGTTCTTTCTCCTCGACGTGCGCAACGAGGACGCGTTTGCGAAATGGCGCATTGAAGGCGAGGGCATTGAAGCGCTGAACGTGCCGTACTTCGATTTGTTGGACGGCGTGGAGGAACTTGTGCCCCAATTGCCGAAGGATCGCGACATTCTGGTCGTGTGCGCGAAGGAAGGCTCGTCCAAGTTTGTCGCCGAAGAGCTCGTGAAAGCAGGCCTGAACCGTGTGGCCTATCTCCAAGGGGGCATGCGGGCATGGAGCGAGTACTTGCATCCAGTGAAAGTCGGCGACGTGGCCGGGGGCGCGTTGTATCAGTTCTTGCGCGTCGGTAAGGGATGCCTGTCGTACGCCGTCGTTTCGAACGGAGAGATGGCCGTGATCGATCCGGCCCGGTTTACCGACGTCTATCTGAACTTCGCGCGGGAGCAGGGCGCCAAGGTGCGGGCCGTGATCGACACACACCTGCACGCGGATCACATCTCGGGCGGACGCGCGTTGGCGGAGGCGGCGGGCGCGACGTACTACCTGCCACCGGACGATGCCACCGAAGTGACCTTTGCGTACGAGCCACTTCGCGATGGCGACGAGATCCGGATTGGCGAGAGCCGCATTGCGATTCGCGCGCTGCATTCGCCGGGCCACACGCCGGGGAGCACGTCGCTCGTGGTGGACGGCCGGTACCTGTTGAGCGGAGACATCCTGTTTGTGGGATCCATCGGCCGCCCGGACCTGGCGGGGCGCGCTAAGGAATTTGCGCCGGACTTGCGCCGGACGCTGTACGAGACGTATCGCAAGCTTCCGGATGACCTGTTGGTGCTGCCTGCGCACTACGCGTGGTCCTCAGAGGTGAACGAGGCGGGATGCGTGTGCGCTCGGTTGGCGGAGTTGTATGCGAAGAACCCTGGTCTGCGGATCGAGGACGAGGACGCGTTCCTGGCGACGGTGACCGAAAACCTGCCGCCGCAGCCGAATGCGTACCAACAAATCCGGATGACGAATATGGGGAAGCTGGCGCCGAACGCGGACGAGGCGAGCGAGATGGAGATTGGGCCTAACCGCTGCGCGGTGCACGGCTGA
- a CDS encoding sulfite exporter TauE/SafE family protein — protein sequence MVALSGLQIVLAIACGGVVGFTLGLIGGGGSILAVPLLLYVVGIHNAHIVIGTTALAVAVNAWINLIPHWRHGHVRWKPAIFFAIPGAIGAVVGSIFGKMFDGKALLFLFALLILAIAVRTLLQARRGRGAPPSQVPQGTLRWGRVLGTGGGTGLLSGFFGIGGGFLIVPGLMFATGMEMIDAIGSSLVSVGLFGVTTAISYAVSGLVAWNVFFLYVLGGIAGGFLGAIVSSKLQARKSLLQTIFGTILVLVALYMLYDNISILIH from the coding sequence ATGGTCGCGCTGAGTGGCCTTCAGATTGTGCTTGCCATCGCATGCGGCGGGGTCGTCGGGTTCACGCTGGGCCTCATCGGCGGCGGAGGCTCCATTCTCGCAGTCCCCCTGCTCCTGTACGTCGTGGGCATTCACAACGCCCACATCGTCATCGGCACGACTGCGCTTGCGGTGGCGGTGAACGCGTGGATCAACCTGATCCCGCACTGGCGGCACGGCCACGTGCGATGGAAGCCCGCCATTTTCTTCGCCATCCCAGGCGCCATCGGAGCGGTGGTCGGATCGATTTTTGGCAAGATGTTCGACGGAAAAGCGCTCTTGTTCTTGTTCGCCCTGCTGATTCTCGCCATTGCCGTTCGCACGCTCCTGCAGGCGAGGCGGGGCCGCGGCGCGCCGCCGTCTCAGGTCCCGCAGGGAACACTTCGCTGGGGGCGGGTGCTCGGGACCGGCGGCGGAACGGGGCTGTTGTCCGGGTTCTTTGGCATCGGCGGAGGATTTCTGATTGTGCCTGGACTCATGTTTGCGACGGGCATGGAGATGATCGACGCCATCGGCAGCTCACTCGTGTCCGTCGGCCTTTTCGGCGTGACGACGGCCATCTCCTATGCGGTTTCGGGGCTCGTCGCTTGGAATGTGTTTTTCTTGTACGTGCTCGGCGGGATCGCAGGGGGGTTCTTGGGTGCCATCGTGTCCTCGAAGCTGCAGGCGCGCAAATCGCTCCTGCAGACGATCTTTGGTACTATCCTCGTGCTTGTTGCACTTTACATGTTGTACGATAACATCAGTATCCTGATCCACTGA
- a CDS encoding metal-sensitive transcriptional regulator has product MEYNDQMKNRLKRIEGQVRGVIGMMEQGKSCKEVVNQLTAIRTAVDRVIMYVVGENMEQCIREELAGKGSAEHVIQEAIELLMKSR; this is encoded by the coding sequence ATGGAATACAACGATCAGATGAAGAATCGCCTGAAGCGCATCGAGGGGCAGGTGCGCGGCGTGATCGGCATGATGGAGCAGGGCAAGAGCTGCAAGGAGGTCGTGAATCAGCTCACGGCCATCCGCACGGCGGTCGATCGCGTCATCATGTACGTCGTCGGCGAGAATATGGAACAGTGCATCCGCGAGGAGCTGGCTGGCAAGGGCTCCGCGGAGCACGTGATCCAGGAGGCCATCGAGCTGCTCATGAAGAGCCGCTGA
- a CDS encoding acyl-CoA thioesterase: protein MSFSEVHPFDDATRLVFDGERFHGEVKPEYYNMVGPFGGITAATMLRAAELHPRRLGEPLALTVNFAAPARVAPFEIDAVPVRTNRSTQHFTLSMIQDGEIVTTATAVFGVRRESWSHTEAQMPVVPPPGAVPRFQAPTPLPWMQWYHVRLIRGSAFDDVEDATTYQWMRDEPLRPLDHAALAALCDTFVPRVYVKLKRPVPIGTVTFSVYFLADPNTIARLGTNELLGVARATRFHQGYFDQIGEVWSQDGVLLATTTQLVYMKAPVSGSS, encoded by the coding sequence ATGTCTTTCTCCGAAGTCCATCCATTTGACGACGCAACGCGGCTTGTCTTCGACGGAGAGCGATTTCACGGAGAGGTCAAGCCCGAGTACTACAACATGGTGGGCCCCTTTGGCGGGATCACCGCGGCCACCATGCTTCGAGCCGCCGAGCTTCATCCCCGCCGACTCGGCGAGCCCCTTGCGCTCACGGTGAACTTTGCGGCGCCTGCGCGGGTGGCCCCATTTGAGATTGACGCCGTTCCCGTGCGGACGAACCGCTCCACGCAACACTTCACCCTGTCCATGATCCAGGACGGCGAGATCGTCACCACCGCCACGGCCGTCTTCGGTGTCCGCCGCGAATCGTGGTCGCATACGGAGGCGCAAATGCCCGTTGTACCGCCGCCCGGTGCCGTGCCGCGCTTTCAGGCCCCCACGCCCCTCCCGTGGATGCAGTGGTACCACGTCCGCCTCATTCGCGGTTCCGCGTTTGACGACGTCGAGGACGCCACCACGTACCAGTGGATGCGGGACGAGCCGCTGCGCCCGCTCGATCACGCCGCGCTTGCCGCGCTCTGCGACACGTTCGTGCCTCGCGTCTATGTCAAGTTGAAACGGCCCGTCCCCATCGGAACGGTCACCTTCTCGGTGTACTTTCTCGCCGATCCGAACACCATCGCCCGCCTGGGCACAAACGAGCTGCTCGGCGTCGCGCGCGCCACCCGCTTTCACCAGGGGTACTTCGACCAAATCGGCGAAGTCTGGTCGCAGGACGGCGTCCTTTTGGCGACAACCACGCAGCTCGTGTACATGAAGGCGCCCGTCAGCGGCTCTTCATGA
- the csb2 gene encoding type I-G CRISPR-associated protein Csb2, with amino-acid sequence MIGIAFRFAPGAHPVPFHAPVDSEIEWPPSPWRLLRALAATAVRSRLHVEDASGALPAMLEALSLEPPHYTLPAAQLFPSAGAEGSGALLVLNRPSVMHVCWPHVSLRPDELRCLMQLAAELPGAWSASDWLSCEVVHEAPTRVDAVPMTAMGTGAVESGTPLQGRGERVIWRCPLPSHVWADTRGDDALSDAGGANLLQALIDEGGAWASRAVHGVAYAVRVEHSRASRKSRRPYRLFASRDRINAARYVISPPSRPRITDALDISEVFHQSILSRYDDRQEPAPLIITGHEPNVPGAVSRRGHQHVFVLPEDTDQDGLLDHVLIYAQEPFPEGVIAALARIRTLVTPDWWPGQKRRWRVALEDLWSVPARDAGASPMPEDILVGPARIFVSITPYLHPWHAKQGGAKFGPVEQIRKELRLRGLPEPVAITPLSAAHVAGQLVPAHKFRRLRYGKRQNIPGRWGSFWRLEFSEPVYGPIALGANCHFGMGLFAAEADGADRAYSEAEDAEMT; translated from the coding sequence GTGATCGGCATCGCGTTCCGTTTCGCCCCAGGCGCGCATCCTGTGCCTTTCCATGCACCTGTGGATTCCGAGATTGAATGGCCTCCTTCGCCGTGGCGGCTGTTGCGCGCGTTGGCCGCCACCGCCGTCCGCTCGCGGCTTCATGTCGAAGATGCGAGCGGCGCCCTGCCAGCAATGCTGGAAGCGCTATCGCTCGAGCCGCCCCATTACACGCTGCCGGCTGCCCAGTTGTTTCCTTCGGCGGGCGCCGAAGGCTCCGGTGCCCTTCTCGTGCTGAACCGGCCGAGCGTCATGCACGTATGCTGGCCCCACGTATCCCTTCGCCCGGATGAGCTCCGCTGTCTGATGCAACTTGCCGCCGAACTGCCCGGCGCATGGTCGGCGTCCGATTGGTTGAGCTGCGAGGTGGTGCACGAAGCGCCAACTCGCGTGGACGCAGTGCCGATGACCGCGATGGGGACAGGCGCCGTGGAGTCCGGCACACCGCTTCAGGGCCGCGGCGAGCGCGTGATTTGGAGATGTCCCTTGCCTTCGCACGTCTGGGCGGACACGCGGGGCGACGATGCCCTTTCCGATGCCGGTGGCGCCAATCTGCTTCAGGCGCTCATCGACGAGGGGGGCGCGTGGGCTTCGCGCGCGGTGCACGGCGTGGCGTACGCCGTCCGCGTCGAGCATTCGCGCGCATCGCGCAAATCCCGCCGTCCGTACCGCCTGTTCGCGTCAAGAGACCGCATCAACGCCGCCCGTTACGTGATATCGCCGCCATCCAGGCCGCGCATCACGGATGCGCTCGACATCTCGGAGGTCTTTCACCAGTCCATTTTGAGCCGGTACGATGACCGGCAGGAGCCCGCGCCGCTCATCATCACGGGGCACGAGCCGAACGTGCCCGGCGCGGTGAGTCGGCGCGGTCACCAACACGTCTTCGTTTTGCCCGAGGACACGGATCAAGACGGCCTCTTGGATCACGTGCTCATCTACGCGCAGGAGCCGTTTCCTGAGGGCGTGATCGCCGCGCTGGCGCGCATTCGCACGCTCGTCACCCCGGACTGGTGGCCGGGGCAAAAGCGGAGGTGGCGCGTCGCGCTGGAAGACCTGTGGAGCGTGCCCGCGCGCGATGCAGGCGCGTCGCCGATGCCCGAGGACATCCTCGTCGGGCCCGCGCGTATCTTCGTCTCCATCACGCCGTACTTGCACCCGTGGCACGCCAAGCAGGGCGGCGCGAAGTTCGGGCCCGTCGAGCAGATTCGCAAGGAGTTGCGGCTTCGCGGTCTCCCCGAGCCCGTGGCGATCACGCCGCTTTCCGCGGCGCATGTGGCGGGGCAGTTGGTGCCCGCCCACAAGTTCCGCAGGCTGCGTTACGGCAAGCGCCAGAACATTCCGGGCAGGTGGGGGTCCTTCTGGCGCCTCGAGTTTTCTGAACCGGTCTATGGTCCCATCGCCCTTGGCGCAAACTGTCACTTTGGCATGGGCTTGTTTGCCGCCGAGGCGGACGGGGCGGATCGCGCCTATTCCGAAGCAGAGGACGCCGAGATGACGTGA
- a CDS encoding RNA polymerase sigma factor, translating into MEQADLELIRRARHGDPQAIETIVRNYQSFVYRTAYGILQNAADAEDATQEAFIRAFRSLGRLREDRTFPTWLARIAVRISLDMVQAKARRAQDPTEEIHGSVAGGEDAASLRIDLERALAKLSPEHRTVIVLRAFHGLEYDEIAEVLDIPIGTVRSRLHHARMQLRMYLGGERGDS; encoded by the coding sequence TTGGAGCAAGCGGACCTCGAACTGATACGCCGAGCGCGGCACGGCGATCCGCAGGCGATTGAAACCATCGTGCGCAATTATCAGTCCTTTGTATATCGAACCGCTTATGGCATCCTGCAGAACGCCGCGGACGCTGAAGATGCGACACAAGAAGCGTTCATTCGCGCATTTCGGTCGCTCGGACGTCTTCGCGAGGACCGCACGTTCCCGACGTGGCTCGCGCGCATCGCGGTTCGCATCTCGCTCGACATGGTCCAGGCGAAGGCGCGCCGCGCGCAGGATCCCACCGAGGAGATCCACGGCTCCGTCGCCGGCGGAGAGGACGCCGCCTCTCTGCGGATCGATCTCGAGCGCGCACTGGCCAAGCTCAGCCCTGAGCACCGCACCGTGATTGTGTTGCGGGCGTTTCACGGGCTTGAGTACGACGAGATCGCCGAAGTGCTCGACATTCCCATCGGCACGGTGCGATCTCGTCTGCACCACGCGCGCATGCAGCTGCGCATGTATCTCGGCGGCGAGAGGGGTGATAGCTGA
- a CDS encoding anti-sigma factor family protein produces the protein MQSCEVVEPMLTAYLDGELAQDEKARVEAHLAACTHCSRLVEAMHQDERALASLAHMLAAPADMPMRVLAALGLSRQEVQSRRLAYVYFASLAVGVALVLAAFSLPVASAAAIVLHFALAVVRALFVLPWSVHAEWLVVLGVLSLVILVVSLTCLRRALHWTRSGVVWR, from the coding sequence ATGCAATCCTGTGAAGTCGTGGAGCCCATGTTGACCGCGTACCTGGATGGCGAGCTCGCGCAGGACGAAAAGGCCCGCGTGGAGGCACATCTTGCCGCGTGCACGCACTGCAGCCGCCTGGTCGAAGCCATGCACCAAGATGAGCGCGCCCTCGCATCGTTGGCGCACATGCTCGCGGCGCCCGCCGACATGCCGATGCGCGTGTTGGCTGCCCTCGGCCTGTCGCGCCAAGAGGTGCAATCGCGGCGGCTCGCGTACGTCTATTTCGCGAGCCTGGCGGTCGGCGTGGCGCTCGTCCTTGCCGCCTTCAGCCTGCCCGTCGCATCGGCCGCGGCCATTGTGCTCCACTTTGCGCTCGCGGTGGTGCGCGCGCTGTTTGTGCTGCCATGGTCCGTCCACGCCGAGTGGCTGGTGGTGCTGGGCGTGCTGAGTCTCGTCATCCTCGTCGTTTCCCTCACCTGTCTGCGCCGGGCCCTCCATTGGACGAGAAGCGGGGTCGTGTGGCGATGA
- a CDS encoding undecaprenyl-diphosphatase, which translates to MIHAALLNPFDVHVYHLVNGLAGKSKLLDDIMIFFAKDALELYAALFIAYWFALPKHDLQSRNQLAVAGFSSILALVLNVIISHFIWFRPRPFVVFPKGSYTQLIPHPADASFPSDHSAGSWGFAGGSWGRTPKWISVPFTVIAVVVMIARVFVGVHYPTDVLGGMAVGLVASAAVRPLASRILPLTRMVAKPFGYGRTAEESARTKRASRG; encoded by the coding sequence GTGATTCACGCGGCGCTATTGAACCCGTTTGATGTGCACGTCTACCACCTGGTGAACGGTTTGGCAGGCAAGAGCAAGCTGCTCGACGACATCATGATCTTCTTTGCCAAGGATGCGCTCGAGCTGTACGCGGCGCTGTTTATCGCCTACTGGTTCGCCTTGCCGAAGCACGATCTCCAGAGCCGAAACCAGCTCGCGGTCGCGGGCTTCTCCAGCATTCTGGCGCTCGTCCTGAACGTGATCATTTCCCACTTCATTTGGTTTCGGCCGCGTCCATTTGTCGTGTTCCCCAAGGGCTCGTACACCCAGCTGATTCCGCACCCCGCCGACGCCTCGTTCCCGAGCGATCACAGCGCGGGATCGTGGGGCTTCGCAGGGGGTTCGTGGGGGCGGACGCCCAAGTGGATATCGGTGCCGTTCACGGTGATCGCCGTCGTTGTCATGATCGCGCGGGTGTTCGTCGGTGTGCACTACCCGACGGACGTCCTGGGCGGGATGGCCGTGGGCCTTGTGGCAAGCGCGGCGGTGCGCCCGCTCGCATCGCGCATCCTGCCTCTGACGCGCATGGTCGCCAAGCCGTTCGGCTACGGCCGAACCGCGGAAGAGTCGGCCCGCACAAAGCGCGCCTCGCGGGGCTGA
- a CDS encoding LacI family DNA-binding transcriptional regulator, whose amino-acid sequence MATVKDIARLAGVSPTTVSWALNGTRPVREETRKRILEAVKLLNYHPKMSARSLRAGKVFSIGIYLVNTDLNLRFVDYAFQLTAGACHVLGSAGYSVQFDIITLENLDVLSKKALEHSVDGMLIMPQFLGVSSYLNQALPKDFPVVYLQRDPTFEVPNCVAVDQAKGVKLVIEHLWHCGHRELALITGPSRHVDSLQRIEAARTYCRKFGMHVKDAWTYEGLFDVDGGQKGMELLLAEPERPSVVFCFNDYMAIGALRQAMLTGVQVPQEISLVGFDDIAVADAMVPALTTVRQPWFELGVRSAEKLMALLNDEHHRGQTETAMISPALIQRDSVRRCAR is encoded by the coding sequence TTGGCCACTGTCAAGGACATTGCTCGGTTGGCCGGCGTATCACCTACGACGGTGTCATGGGCACTGAACGGAACTAGGCCTGTCCGCGAGGAAACGCGCAAACGGATACTGGAGGCGGTCAAGCTCCTAAACTATCATCCTAAAATGAGTGCACGCAGTTTGCGAGCGGGCAAGGTCTTCTCAATCGGTATTTACCTTGTCAATACCGACTTGAATCTTCGCTTTGTAGACTACGCGTTCCAACTGACGGCGGGCGCATGCCATGTGCTCGGTTCGGCAGGATACTCCGTACAGTTTGACATCATTACACTTGAAAACCTTGATGTTCTATCGAAAAAAGCTCTTGAACACTCGGTTGACGGAATGTTGATCATGCCACAGTTTCTGGGTGTGTCCAGCTATCTCAATCAGGCATTGCCAAAGGACTTTCCGGTTGTCTATTTGCAACGGGATCCAACCTTTGAGGTGCCCAATTGCGTGGCGGTGGACCAAGCAAAGGGGGTTAAGCTTGTCATTGAGCATTTGTGGCATTGTGGCCATCGCGAACTAGCACTCATAACTGGACCTAGTCGCCATGTCGACAGCCTCCAGCGAATCGAGGCGGCGAGAACGTACTGTCGAAAGTTCGGAATGCATGTGAAAGATGCCTGGACATACGAGGGGCTATTCGACGTCGACGGTGGCCAGAAGGGCATGGAACTCCTTTTGGCAGAACCCGAACGTCCATCAGTTGTCTTCTGCTTTAACGATTACATGGCTATAGGCGCGCTGCGCCAAGCGATGTTAACAGGGGTTCAAGTCCCACAGGAAATATCTCTCGTAGGATTTGACGACATCGCGGTGGCAGACGCCATGGTTCCTGCTCTTACCACTGTGAGACAACCGTGGTTTGAGCTGGGTGTCAGGTCTGCTGAGAAACTGATGGCTCTCTTAAACGATGAGCATCACAGAGGTCAGACCGAGACTGCGATGATATCGCCCGCGCTTATTCAACGTGATTCGGTACGTCGCTGCGCGCGATGA